One window from the genome of Periophthalmus magnuspinnatus isolate fPerMag1 chromosome 18, fPerMag1.2.pri, whole genome shotgun sequence encodes:
- the si:dkey-219e21.4 gene encoding E3 ubiquitin-protein ligase TRIM62: MSSEEESPVAQSALSVQRGAGVPSTCGQSVLQDAMSLTPLDSTEDRVQPFPRSPQLQRRSAKAAPPTQEQLSQRVEELQAQKTKTEARIQSLKKRRADLATRTDVMKQQIHAQFEAMRAVLKQDEQAVIETLDIDMKRTREMLGQVLKTWNQHLHQLSRTISITQQAVKDTRTAAPGGQMEDKNEIINLQKSDGAEENIRLDEERFEKLVQMLSSVCKELRAQLQRKNLLLDLLPAVVDPQTCHPQLNATSDGKGLFYRAACSSPEHPLKFDQVCCGLGSAPLCSGQGYWEVDVRCCSSWAVGVAYERLERKGRDKGSKLGRNRNSWCVEYRNEKLLAWHNDRNMVCHWVGVGRSRLSRVGMWVQFDKGQLVFFDAETMSVLHSFSAVMTTVFDRAHHQFTEPLYPAVRFIKPDAQEWPNHMEFCHRTLPL, from the exons ATGTCCAGTGAGGAAGAATCACCTGTTGCCCAGTCTGCCCTGTCAGTGCAAAGAGGAGCGGGGGTGCCATCTACATGTGGGCAGAGTGTACTGCAGGACGCTATGAGCCTGACTCCACTGGACTCAACAGAAGACAGGGTCCAGCCATTCCCTCGATCGCCACAgctgcagaggaggtcagcCAAAGCAGCACCACCCACTCAG GAGCAGCTGTCACAGAGGGTGGAGGAGCTACAGGCCCAGAAGACCAAGACTGAAGCTCGCATCCAATCGCTTAAAAAACGCAGGGCAGACCTTGCA ACGAGAACTGATGTGATGAAGCAGCAGATTCATGCCCAGTTTGAGGCCATGCGAGCAGTGCTAAAGCAGGATGAACAAGCTGTTATAGAGACTCTGGACATAGACATGAAGAGGACTCGGGAAATGCTAGGCCAAGTCCTCAAGACCTGGAATCAACATCTGCACCAGCTGTCAAGAACAATAAGCATCACGCAGCAAGCAGTCAAAGACACCCGGACGGCAGCTCCCGGTGGACAAATGGAG gacAAGAACGAGATCATCAA TTTACAGAAGTCTGACGGAGCGGAAGAGAACATTCGATTGGACGAGGAGCGTTTTGAGAAGCTGGTTCAAATGCTCTCGTCAGTCTGCAAAGAGCTGAGGGCTCAACTGCAGAGGAAGAACCTGCTGCTGG ACCTGCTGCCTGCAGTGGTCGACCCTCAGACATGCCACCCACAACTCAATGCCACCTCAGATGGCAAAGGCCTGTTCTATAGAGCAGCCTGTTCATCCCCGGAGCACCCCCTTAAGTTTGATCAAGTGTGCTGCGGTCTTGGCTCTGCCCCTCTTTGCTCTGGTCAGGGATACTGGGAGGTAGACGTGCGCTGCTGTTCCAGTTGGGCAGTGGGCGTGGCTTATGAGAGACTGGAGAGGAAGGGGCGGGACAAAGGATCCAAACTTGGTCGTAATAGAAACTCGTGGTGCGTGGAGTACAGGAACGAAAAGTTGTTGGCCTGGCACAATGACAGAAACATGGTATGTCATTGGGTGGGCGTGGGGCGGTCGCGACTGAGTAGGGTGGGCATGTGGGTGCAGTTCGATAAGGGTCAGCTGGTGTTCTTCGACGCAGAAACCATGAGCGTGCTGCATAGCTTCTCCGCTGTCATGACGACAGTGTTTGACCGGGCTCACCATCAGTTCACCGAGCCCCTGTACCCAGCGGTGCGCTTCATCAAACCGGATGCCCAAGAATGGCCCAACCACATGGAGTTCTGCCACAGAACACTCCCTTTATAG
- the zcchc4 gene encoding rRNA N6-adenosine-methyltransferase ZCCHC4 produces MESCESLGIELVLNEKDGPAPCCPHGPTLLFEKVCEGGSKGRRFYACSACRDRKDCHFFQWEDEKVSEARQLAREEENKAKLPPFTHKQYCARLKKFVGLLLHEKKFCVECQLLLLPGEQAAHSSHRLSEVTSAQLRRPSVLLRPLENKKSNAQYLFADRTAHFLLNTLVSLGFKKVLCVGTPRLHELIKLRNLEKKDTPMQSLLLDIDFRYAQFYSQGEFCHYNMFNHYFFGGEASRSVLQSFLSESDGDKVVMVADPPFGGLVKPLANSFSLLSHAWKTQQSSDNSVAEMPMMWIFPYFFEPRIVECLPSFRMLDYQVDYDNHPLYKHGKTGRKQSPVRLFTNICPRDLVLPKEEGYRFCSVCERYVWSLNKHCAKCNVCPSKDGREWKHCSACEKCVKPSWKHCGACGHCALPDHPCGSSKEQGCFNCGSLKHKRKVCPHKDTQRTSKNGTKLKMGNKIEPLLKAKAKRKSGAARRAKKAAALCQ; encoded by the exons ATGGAGAGCTGTGAGTCATTGGGAATAGAGTTGGTTCTTAACGAAAAAGACGGACCAGCGCCTTGCTGTCCTCACG GCCCCACTTTATTATTTGAGAAAGTTTGTGAGGGGGGCTCTAAAGGCAGAAGGTTCTACGCCTGCTCAGCTTGCAGAGACAGAAAAGACTGCCACTTCTTCCAGTGGGAGGATGAGAAG GTGTCAGAGGCCAGGCAGCTCGCAAGAGAAGAGGAAAATAAGGCGAAGTTGCCACCTTTTACCCATAAGCAGTACTGTGCCAG GTTGAAAAAGTTTGTGGGCTTACTGCTGCATGAGAAGAAGTTCTGTGTAGAGTGTCAGTTGCTGCTGTTGCCAGGGGAACAGGCTGCTCACTCCTCTCACAGACTCTCTGAGGTGACTAGTGCTCAGCTGAGGAGGCCCAGTGTTCTGCTCCGACCTCTGGAGAACAAGAAGAGCAACGCCCAGTACCTGTTCGCTGACCGGACTGCACACTTTCTGCTCAATACGCTGGTCAGTCTCGGCTTCAAGAAGGTGCTATGCGTGGGCACCCCAAG ACTGCATGAGCTGATTAAGTTAAGAAACCTGGAGAAGAAAGACACGCCCATGCAAAGTCTGCTGCTGGACATTGACTTCAG GTACGCACAGTTCTACAGCCAGGGGGAGTTCTGCCACTACAACATGTTCAACCACTACTTCTttggaggagag GCTTCCAGGAGCGTTCTCCAGAGTTTCCTCTCAGAGTCGGATGGAGATAAGGTGGTGatggtggcagaccctccattcGGGGGCCTGGTAAAACCTCTGGCCAACagcttctctcttctctctcacgcATGGAAAACACAACAGAGCAGCG ACAACAGTGTTGCAGAGATGCCAATGATGTGGATCTTCCCTTACTTTTTTGAACCTCGCATTGTGGAGTGTCTGCCATCCTTCAGAATGCTGGATTATCAG GTGGACTATGACAACCACCCCTTGTACAAACACGGGAAAACTGGCCGGAAGCAGTCTCCTGTCAGACTGTTCACCAACATCTGTCCCCGAGACCTAGTTCTGCCCAAAGAGGAGGGCTACAG attttgctctgtgtgtgagagaTACGTCTGGTCCCTCAACAAACACTGTGCCAAATGCAATGTGTGTCCATCTAAG GATGGACGTGAATGGAAGCACTGCTCTGCCTGTGAGAAGTGTGTTAAGCCCT CCTGGAAGCACTGTGGAGCATGTGGCCACTGCGCTCTTCCGGATCACCCCTGTGGCTCTAGCAAAGAACAGGGCTGCTTCAACTGTGGCAGTCTCAAACACAAGCGCAAAGTCTGTCCACACAAAGACACCCAACGGACCAGCAA aaATGGTACCAAACTCAAAATGGGGAACAAGATTGAACCTCTCCTTAAGGCTAAAGCTAAGAGAAAGTCGGGTGCAGCAAGAAGAGCTAAAAAGGCAGCGGCTCTGTGCCAATGA
- the LOC117386177 gene encoding uncharacterized protein LOC117386177 isoform X2 yields the protein MRLLLALALEFLVCSLITGQQMQPCKSPPYLMGKLLVGAMYEMDVLTSTCSKRPLRTDYQPIGIPDHATFMMPLVLGILSVPSAGVQINSWQGYTLRGEQYSKLVTEVECVPYHTIFYTEKHGEVVMVFLNSTMHRTALDDLSPPRFCPDQDAHPTGRPVDLIELVSESKARDLRRALSKLINIYMNNYSSL from the exons ATGAGACTGCTGTTAGCATTGGCATTGGAATTTTTAGTCTGCAGCCTGATCACCGGCCAGCAAATGCAACCATGCA AAAGCCCACCATACCTCATGGGAAAGTTATTGGTG GGTGCGATGTATGAGATGGATGTCCTGACCTCCACCTGCTCTAAGAGGCCTCTCAGAACAGATTACCAGCCCATAGGAATCCCGGACCATGCAACTTTTATGATGCCTTTGGTTTTAGGTATCCTGTCTGTACCCAGCGCGGGGGTGCAGATAAACTCATGGCAGGGATATACTCTACGAGGAG AGCAATACAGCAAGTTAGTGACTGAAGTCGAATGTGTCCCTTATCATACAATCTTCTACACTGAGAAACATGGAGAGGTGGTCATGGT GTTTCTGAACAGCACCATGCACAGGACAGCCCTAGATGACCTTAGCCCTCCACGCTTTTGTCCAGATCAAGATGCCCACCCAACAGGAAGACCGGTGGATTTAATTGAGTTGGTCTCCGAGAGCAAAGCAAGAGACCTGAGAAGAGCTTTGTCCAAACTCATAAATATCTATATGAATAATTATTCTTCCTTGTAA
- the LOC117386177 gene encoding ependymin-2-like isoform X1, protein MRLLLALALEFLVCSLITGQQMQPCKSPPYLMGKLLVSLEGEIKLWSYEYNAALQRMRVFDTKNLTNQSITWDYLLHFGEGAMYEMDVLTSTCSKRPLRTDYQPIGIPDHATFMMPLVLGILSVPSAGVQINSWQGYTLRGEQYSKLVTEVECVPYHTIFYTEKHGEVVMVFLNSTMHRTALDDLSPPRFCPDQDAHPTGRPVDLIELVSESKARDLRRALSKLINIYMNNYSSL, encoded by the exons ATGAGACTGCTGTTAGCATTGGCATTGGAATTTTTAGTCTGCAGCCTGATCACCGGCCAGCAAATGCAACCATGCA AAAGCCCACCATACCTCATGGGAAAGTTATTGGTG tcCTTAGAGGGCGAAATAAAATTGTGGAGTTATGAATACAATGCAGCACTACAGAGGATGAGAGTCTTTGACACTAAAAATCTGACAAATCAATCCATTACATGGGATTATCTTCTACACTTTGGAGAG GGTGCGATGTATGAGATGGATGTCCTGACCTCCACCTGCTCTAAGAGGCCTCTCAGAACAGATTACCAGCCCATAGGAATCCCGGACCATGCAACTTTTATGATGCCTTTGGTTTTAGGTATCCTGTCTGTACCCAGCGCGGGGGTGCAGATAAACTCATGGCAGGGATATACTCTACGAGGAG AGCAATACAGCAAGTTAGTGACTGAAGTCGAATGTGTCCCTTATCATACAATCTTCTACACTGAGAAACATGGAGAGGTGGTCATGGT GTTTCTGAACAGCACCATGCACAGGACAGCCCTAGATGACCTTAGCCCTCCACGCTTTTGTCCAGATCAAGATGCCCACCCAACAGGAAGACCGGTGGATTTAATTGAGTTGGTCTCCGAGAGCAAAGCAAGAGACCTGAGAAGAGCTTTGTCCAAACTCATAAATATCTATATGAATAATTATTCTTCCTTGTAA